The Cydia fagiglandana chromosome 4, ilCydFagi1.1, whole genome shotgun sequence genome has a window encoding:
- the LOC134664082 gene encoding uncharacterized protein LOC134664082, translating into MSPLARSLLALAALLAAADADDQGYDGVTEAIGRVTNYVQPLSLLDLRYGLSEIELENYCPPPMHLVGEKITVCNKTPNHRHPDVHAREIVEVTCYDHSGCTVSILEYCGY; encoded by the exons atgtcGCCGCTCGCCCGCTCGCTGCTCGCGCTCGCCGCGCtgctcgccgccgccgacgccgaCGATCAAGGCTACGATGGCGTCACAGAGGCAAttg GTCGAGTAACTAACTACGTACAACCTCTAAGTTTGCTAGATTTACGCTACGGGCTCTCGGAAATCGAATTAGAA AATTATTGCCCCCCACCAATGCATCTTGTTGGTGAAAAGATAACGGTGTGCAACAAAACCCCAAATCATCGTCATCCTGACGTCCACGCTAGGGAGATCGTGGAGGTCACCTGTTATGATCACAGCGGATGCACTGTGTCCATTCTCGAGTACTGCGGCTATTGA